A window of Glycine soja cultivar W05 chromosome 2, ASM419377v2, whole genome shotgun sequence genomic DNA:
tcaacttaaaaaaaagtgagaaaaaggaAGGCTATGTCTTGTGTCTCGCACTACAGAATCTTCCTCTTTTGTATTCCTAAAACTGATGCTAATAAGTTATAAGCACTAGTGGAGATATAAGATTGGCTCAGTGCTTGGAAaaggtgaagggagaagggaggggaGAGAGGTTGTAGGCTCAAGTGACCtttctaacaaaaactaacacaCTAAcatttactgataaaaaaaagttataagcaCTAGTTGTCATTTTCTCTTCAACTTGAAACTGCAAATTACTGCATCCACTTATATTTACACAATGATGTTATTCTTACACGCCATTTTCTAAACTTTTCCCCTACAACTCCCTTTGATTGAAAAGTAGAGaaatccacttttttttttctattctcttTTTTCTCCAATAAAAGAGAGGTGTAgaggaaattaaaaatatagaaaatgaagTGTAAAAATAACAGCATTGATTTCTATACTATCCACAAATCCAGCCTGCAACATTTCCTGAAATCTGAAAACATTATAACAAGATGTGGTGATAAAAAAGATGAGAAGgatatattcatgttttggtatATGTCAACAGGTTGGCTCAAAGGGGTGACCTGAGAACACAAAGTAAATTCACCTTATACCAATCGATCATAATATAGCAGTGCAAACCAGCCTTGTGTTCTCAGATCCACTCCTCTGAGATAAACCATTTGGACTTGACTAGGAAGAACATTTGAATGAGCAAAACAGCACATTCACTTTCTTGGCTCAggatatttctttttatatgaaCATGGTTGGGTGAAATGAGACCTCATGTCCTGTCGCGGATTCACTATGTTGCCATTCAGAAAACACCATTTGTTTTTCTAAGTTTATGGGAatttttttgagtttaattttgatatacgTTTGCATATACTCCCTCCGATCCTATATATTGACcacattttaaaaagaatatttggTTCTGTTTATAAGTCaccaattaatttattaataatgattttttaattatgtcttTTATATTATTCTCAACACTTCATTGttaaggaagaaaaatattaagattGAAAGTTGCTATTGATCCATATTCATTGATGATGATACTAGAGTAATGGGCGAATATTGATAATGGCGTGGAAGAGAGAATATAAGATCATAATTTAGACTAagtatttaattagttattagtGAAATTAGTTGAATGTGTAATTATGTTaggatataattaaaaatttattttatttttagacatatttaatgaattaattttcctttcctggtcaaaaatatttattcgaAAAAtccataacttttattttatatgaatatagtaatttataattgattgatGTTGTAAGAAAAACCATTACATCAAGGTATTTGAATTAAGttcttattttatatgaaaaaatgtttGAGGAGATTCATAATGGCTTATATCCCCACATGGACTCACTATGTTGTCATTCTATCGACAGCATATAAGAGATGTTCTCATCTTTTCCACATTATTGACATTTGTGATGTAGCTTACCTTAGGAAGCAAACACAAACACCGAAGATGTTGTCATTTTTAGTGGCATCCcgtattttcaaaataaaacctATCACTGAAAAACCAAATCAAAAGCCCAAAACTTAATCTTAAGCTGACTTGTCCATGTCTAACAAATAGCTGTTGCTTTGTGCACCAGCCATATTGTTTGTGCATCcaacaataattaaatattccAAAAATACCCCTGTGTGCTCTTCTGCTTCTtccttttagttttttctttcacGTTCTTAACTCATTCATTTTCTTGATTTCGTtgtgttttttcattttcatgagAGAAGAGGTGCATTGTGTTCGCTTTGATTGAGGTGAAAGTATTATGAAGGTACGTCGACAAGTAATGGTTATAGTGGTAGTTGGTGTGGTGGTTAACGATGAAAGTAAGttgtcattgattttttttttgttttctgtgtaTAATACTTACGGATTAAAAATTCGTAAGTTATATTTGACaatctgtaatttttttttataatttaaaattaaatgaaatagttattatttttaacttttttaattataaatatattaatatatttcttataaaaattaatttgcaaaaaaaaatatttttacaaatatattttaaaaaaatctacttgtttttttaaaaaatatattaaatcacaataatatatatatatatatatatatatatatatatatatatatatttatacattgtttctaaaataaacaaactacttaacttctttattaaaaaacaacttaaaaaaatttaaataaatcaaaaaatttctccaaaatattttttttacaaattaatttttataaaaaatatattaatattttttaatattgaaaaaattaaaaataataactatttattttaattttaaattataaaaaaagttacggATTGGGAAATCCGTATAACTCATACGGGTTGGCAAATCTGTATGAGTTATACGGATTCTCAATCCTTCACGCCAAAACTGAAAGAAGCATAGGGAAGCAAATGAACTTACAACAGCGAAAGACAACGACGACGGGATACGAGATGGTGACACGACATAGATGAAAGCAATGACAGAGGAGGCACCAAAAACCACAGAAATGGCACAATGGAATGGGGAAGATGATGAACAGTGTGTgaggaaagaaagagaaagagggaatgttttttcaaattttaagtgaaagatatttttgtcattttacttAAAATGTTGAGTGCGCCATCAATTTGTTAGGTGCACAAAGAAAAACACCCCTGACAAAATAGTCTCTAGCCCAACTTCTAAAACCAAATGTCCAAACTCCAAACTGAACTATGTTGCAAGCTAGGCTGTAccacattaaaatatatttttattcataaaaatcaaagtataaaagatttttaataattcattattaaattaacttaattaaacTCATTTGGTCGAACGTAAAATGAATAATTGAACACACTCCTCCTCCCAAAAAAGAAAGCTTAAAATGAATAAGACATTTTTGGCTAAAAAAGGGTGATAAAATTTCGTAGAAAGttgtaactatttttcttttaaatttctcaaaaaggaataatatttactaaaaaaaaattatctgccATTACCTTTTGCATCCAAGCCTCACTTCCACTAAAATAAGACAGCGAAGGCGTTCATTTTTCTGAGAgaaaattttatgattatttctttaaaaccaataaaaaaatcaactcaaatatataaaatgaaaactattatttctgattaaatttaaaaaacagtcaagtgattaatatattaaaaaattacttaaatgtacttttattccttcaaatttggataattgttttttcagtccttaacaaaattatttttcttagtctatcaaattttcaaaaagctAATTTTGGTCCTTCtttgttcattgcattcataatttcatactttgttgtgatttttaatcaccaaaatttagtttttaatttatttatgacaaTTGTAAACTGCTAACATATTTTACTTGTATGGTTtggtgattgtttttttttactaattttaaagaaattaaaattagagtttcCCAAATAGGGGAAAGTTATTCCTTCCCTCCATCTTCAtccctctttatttttttctcttctcatcaACCCCTTACAATTGTAAAGCCTCTCATGATAATGAGAGGTTAAATCCCTATTGTTGGGAGCCTAGCAACCAAACGTTCAAGATTTAATTTCTTTCctactatttatttaatgtcattttaattattattgtctCTTTTCTGTGCTTAATCTTATTGATTGTGGCTTAATCACACATTTTCATGGTATATTTTAAGGGTTTAGGCATTGGAAAATGTTATTCTCTTAAGAATTGGGAAAGAGCATCTAAATGATTCATATCTAGGGATAAAATGATGTTGTTTAGCCTAATTTATAGACCTTCTGTTCATAATGCAAGTTAAATAGTTTATTCTCTTAAGGGATTAGGAGACATATTAGGTAGATTAGACTATTTCACTTGAGGGATCATGGTTAAAGTAAATGAGAAGATGTGGGTGATAATTTGAATgatattaaatagagaaaaataattaacattacaTCGAAAGTAGTTTTGGTAGGCTAGGCCCCAACATATTCACATTCTGAATCAACCTTCACATCCCTgaagtgtttgtttttcttacttTTGCTTGTTTTagataattagtttaattttatgtcaatttagttttaattttccaTCTCTCAAAtctttaattcaatttattaattgtttgaaaattgAGAATAcatcaatctaagtacaaacaaagtctctGTGGACTCGACATTCAGACTTCCATTTTACTTTACTACTTAAGAAATTTTGGTGtacttgccaatgagttaacaagGATGATACTACAACGCCTGAAAAAAAGTTTCCAATGTTTTGGAAATAATCTATGTCCAAGGCTTCCAAGTGAACATTAGGAATAAAGTTCACCTCTTTGCAAGATCTTAAGGAAGGCATGATGGAgtatttttgtcttgaatggttATCGAGTCAGTTTCCCCAAAAATGACCATAAAGGGTTAGGGTTGTGTATAAGAAAAAGGAATGTCCACTCAAAGAATATGTATCTAGGGTTGGTGAGACTACTAccttccaaattgaaaacattgGAATTAACCCATACTTGTGCCATAGTTTTTTACAACAAAAATGCAAATCCAAAGTAGGTTGCAAAGGTGTTGCTTAAAAAACTCAGAACATCTCAGAGGTTCACATTGCCCCAGATTATCCAAGAGATGAAATCCACTTATGTTGTGGGGTTAACAAGATCTTGTGCAATTTCTGCTACGAAACTAGCATTGCATCAAATTGACGGTGATGCACTGAAACAATACACATTGCTAAGGTGTTATAGTAGTAAACTCATATCCAAAAATGCAAACAACACCTTCAAGATTTATGTGAACATACCTGTTCCTACTTTGTCACCACGATTTTGGTCTTTTTATATGTATATGGATGCTTGCAAAAGAGGTTTTGTAGATGGTTGCATACCTTTTATTGGAGTAAATGGTTGTCATCTTAAGACACGGTATAAGGGGAAATGCTTGTAGTTGTGGCCAAAGATGCTAATAACTTGTAGCTGCTTCCAAGTGTGTTGTTTTCATGAATAACTTGTGTGAGTCTTTTAATAGTGTAATTCTGCCTGCAATAGATAAGCCAATAATAGCTATGCTAGATTGAATTAGGACTTATTTGATCACTAGATTTAATGTTACGAGGAAAAAGTTAAGCAAAATTCACAGCAAGATAATTCTAAGACCTATGAAAAGGTTAAACTGAGAGActaaaaaagccaaaaaaaattgGTCTGCTGAATCTGCTGGAAACATGTTGTATGaggtcacacacacacacattttttACTGAAAAGTTCATTGATACGTATTAACCTACTGCTAAGGACCAAACATGACCACGTAGGATCGTATATCTTGAATCTAGTTCCGAGCCAAAATATCACACATTTACATTTTGTGAGGACAAAAAATATACTCAAAATTTTGCATGGACGAATTTTGAATATTTCGAtatttataaggataaaaaacatattttagcaaaaaaaaaataccattgaAGCTAGAAATTACACTAATGTAGCAAGATACAACACTCTCTTAAGTATTAACACAACAAGGCATCATCTAGGCCCTCCGCCTTGACGTCCATCTTTAGTGCATGATTGGTGCGTTGCAGAGCTTCTTCCACAATTGCGTTCTACCTTGCTAGTGAGGTGTTCCAGATCTTCCCTGCTCGACTGTGAACTAGCGATCCTTGGTGATGACAACATAACCCGAAGCAACCTACCCACCTTTGCCTGTTCTCGCTAAACCCAAACATGATTAAATCCAACAGCTATATGGTTGATTAAACCCACCCACCTTATACCAAACACGACGAACAAGCATAGAGAACAACTATAATGAACGAGCGCAAAGAGTAGCTAGACGACAACACGATGAAGGAGGCACGAGCACAATGATGCTATAAAGGAGGCACGAGCACAAGCAACATTGAACGATGAGGTCTAAAAGTGAAAAAGTAGAGAGCAACAACGTAtggaattatatatgtattggGATTAGGGTTTAGTTATGTAATTTAgttatatcatttatttatgttatattaATACTGGGGCGTGTGCAGGCGGggatcacaatacccaaccatgCCCTCGCCCTTGACTTTCTCGAGTGAGAAAAACCTGACCATGACCCTAACCCTAATCCCgatcaattcaatttttatcCATCAAACTCAAGTCGAGTGTGGGTCGATCCCTTTAGGGGTGAATTCAATTGTCATGTCTACGTGTGACCTCGTAAAAGAAACACTTATTGAAACCTACTAAACAAAGTATTATAATATATAGACCAACTTCATCTTGATCATCATTAACAACTAATAAGAAATTATCTTACACAagacttttaaattaattattatacaaattaataattttattattaaatgacaTTATAAAATCTTTATATTCTCACTACATTCTagttctaattaaattcttttttttattctatatttaattaaaatacattaatagttttttttatatatttttttgtccacTTCCATATTATTTATTAGCTATTTAAAAAACTTTACACTCAAAGTAcatgaatttataataaaaaggttaaacaaaataattataaaatgattcTCTTCATGCAAAGACCCGCTCTTCATctgttttttctatttaaaattataaattgataattatatagAACACATATAGACTATTAACGTTTATTATCTCAACTTAAATAATCATGTAATTTTTTGATATTAAATCTTAAGTGTTGAATCatagaattcaaatttaatcatctAAAAAATTGATAAGTATATATAATCCGGTGAAGACGCAGAATTGACCGGCGGGCGGCCTGCAATTCTGTTCCTTGTTCGATTaagttataaaaatcaataaggCAACGCCAGCCTCGTTTTCCAACCAAAACTTCCAAAACCCATTCTACGACGTCGTTTTTTTTTCACCTTCCGTTTTTTCCCCTTTGTTTCATGCCATTCGCAACGGTTAAAGAGCGAGAGTGACTGAGAGCGGTCGATCGATcgatcgagagagagagagagaaagagagagccCGATCTTCCTCTATCGATCTCTGCTCTTTCCTCTCCGCTTTCCAGATTCGCCGCATTTTGCAATTCCTAAAGAAATCCAAAATCGAAATCGCGTTCCGTTGGCTCTCGATTCCCACGCTCCACGTTCACGGTggggtttttatgtttttccttGCAATTTGTATTTTCCCCTTTTCGACTTTGGTTTcagtttttgatttttaatttgaaaagtttcCGTGTTTGTTAGCTTTAAGACGGAGATAGTGTGAGATAGGTTTTGTTAGTTATGATTTCACTTGTTAATCTCGagattttgctttttgtttttaattttaatagatcTTTGTGATTGGAATTGAAATTTGTTATGATGCTGTTTTAACAGCTTTATTCATTTAGAACGGGTTAGACTTTGAAATGTGATTGCTCTTTGTTGAGTTGAAAACGGTTGATCAATAGTGGTGATTGTGCTCATTGTGTTCCTTTGAATTGAAAACGGCTCGCAAGCAATGTGAAACGAACAcgcaatgtgttttttttttctttcagtttTCGACATTTGCGTCGGTCAGAGTAAGGCTAGGGGTCTTAAATTCTCAGTTTTGTCACGTTTCCTGAAATTGTGGGAAATTGCGCTGTTGATGAAAAACTTCATTCACTATTTAAAGTGTAAACTCTGTTTCTGTGCTGCACATCAagtaaaaagttgttttttCCAACGTAGTTAGTATCCGTTTGTCATAATCTTAGTACTTGTTTTATTCTTAGCCTTTTTAAAGATGTATTGGCGTGGCGCTGTGATATGATAGTCTTTGGTGGCTTAACTTGACAATTTCTAATTAACACTTTGTCTGGGTCAAGGTTTTTAAAAGTTGCAATCCTTAACGTTGCGGGAAGTGGCAGACAAATGTGGCCACAATTGTGGTCACGGAGAGCCCAACAGCCTTGTCgttatgacagaaattgtgatCGGAccgttttttaaaaccttggtctgggttgttaaaattttagaataaatttaatCATGTTGTCTTAAAGATTATGCTTCTTATTAATGGGAGAAACAGAGTACAGTATTGCCAACAATTGTGTTCCCATCTCTTTCctcaaattttgtattttcttgctAATGGATGCcctttataacttataaaaatttCTGGCTTTTCAATTTTGACATAGAGTCTTATCTTATGGTTTTAATGAGTCTATTTGTCTTGGATGTAAGAGAATGCTTGATAAATTAGTTGAGTTAGAAGTGCTGTTAAAAATGTGATATATACCAATGACTGGTAGTACTTGGAAATTGTGTTAGTTTTACTTTCTGCATTTAAATCTTAACTCTTAAATAACAttgattgtatttattttatgcagtcatgcaataattaatttattatttatttatttatttattttttgtagatTTTGATTGAGATGAAACTTGAAAGGGCTTGATAGTCaacaagggaagagaaaatgctgATGCCCAGGTTCATGGGAAAGTGCTTCTGTTTTGGGCAATGGCTGCAATGATTACTGCctttgcattgtaaatttggtcATCTTTCATGATGTGGAGTTTTGCATCAAATGCCCTTACAAGCATTGGATTGAAAAGAGGCTCCAAACAGCCAAGTCAAACTTCTGCTGAATGCTCAGATGATGAGGTCTGCTCTAATGCCAGCAGAGACGAAGGGCTGGAATGCCCAATATGTTGGGAATCTTTCAACATAGTTGAGAATGTGCCCTACGTCTTATGGTGTGGCCACACCCTCTGTAAAAATTGCATCCTAGGACTGCAATGGGCAGTGGTGAAATTTCCTACTCAGCAAATCAAGATTCCATTCTTCATTTCTTGTCCATGGTGCCACCTGTTATCATTCCGGATCATTTACAAGGGGAATCTTAAATATCCTTGCAAGAACTTCTTCCTTCTCTGGATGGTTGAGAGCCTGAATGGTGATAGGCATAAAGTCTTTTCCACTTGCACAGACAACCAACCAATCTGGTCTCCCAAGTGCAACCTTCTGGGAAGCCAAGTTACTAATTGTAACCTAAGAAGGGCCTCAGTAAGTCCTTGTTCTAGATTGTTGGGATCTAACCGCGATGTTCGTGACAATGATGGAGAAACACACCACTTTTCCCTTCATAAATCCCTCGATTTCTTCCTTCACTTTACATCCAAGTTCCCATTGGTTGTCATTTTCCTTCTGATTGCCCTTTTCTTAGTTCCCTGCAGTGCTGTTATTCTAGTCCTATACTTTCTAGTCACTATTGTTTTTGCTATACCATCATTCCTCGTCTTGTACTTTGCATACCCTACGATCCAGAGGCTGGTAAGAGAAATAACATCTTAAGATATATATAGCCTTCAGCAGACTGTTACATCATGTCAATCCGACTTCAGCAAAGAGCAATATATATCTTTGGATTGATTGTTGTACTTTGgtaatttctttctttgttacTTTTAGGTTTTGTATTCTTATGGTTCTAtatcttttgtaatttttgtgcAACTTTCGTATCAACTTTAAGTTGAAAATCTTGAGAGgaactttattttttagcagttgtatttttattattaatttcctttttttttctttttcttaagtgtgtaattatattttgtacAGAGAACAAGGTTCACTTGCCGAAAAGTTGATGTATTCGAATGACTATGGCTATGTGATCCTTATAGAAAATGTTTCATGCAATATCTAAGTCCGGGGCTTGATTTGTACCTGAGATTTAAAATGTCGTTTCGGCCTATGCTTTTCCTGTTACCATGGTTTGAATAATCGTCAGATTCTTCATTCTGTCGCATAATGGTCATTGGTCACTGTgtctattttaaagaaaaaaatgtttttctaattaaaagatatatattaaaaattatgattcataatatggaagttttttttagaaatgtaaAAACTTAAATGAAACTGTTTTGCTGCATTTCCCAGAAGTAACAAATAGTTGTAGCTTGTATAAGAAAGCATAAAAAGGCTTTATTATCACTTATTAAGCTCTGGATTGTCACTTGTTTATTTTCTGTTGGATTATTTTAGCTCTACTTTTAGTTTTGCATATAAACAGAGTGGATGTAGTAGCAATTTTGGTATCCCATCAATAGTCAGgattttcttaatttcaaaacctttttaatttttccaaCTAACGTTCCAGAAGTTTCCAGTTGGTCCCTCCAATGTTTGTCTTACTCAGAAACATGACTAATTGCTGAAAGTGAAAAACCAAGGGGAAAATAACAGTTTGGGTTAACTTGATTAAACAATTAAACTCTGTAGTTTCATTACATGATAAATCATTTTATTGGTTAATTTGTCATTCCTGAAAATAAAGTTGACACTCAAActggtaatgtttttttttataccaaaacTAAACTCTAAAGCAAGAAAAAAAGCAACTAATTTACACAAGTAGCTCGTGTATCTGTTCAACTtttcagtttttctttttccaatttTTATAGGAAGATGCCATGCTTTAGTAGGAATGAAGACTAAGAGCTATATATGGATAGAATTATGAAGCATATATTTCTGTTAGTTCCCCAAACCCAGTGATGCTACATAATTGGTGATCTCAGAAGCAGAAGCAGAAGCAAATGCCAGGCATCTCGCCTGTTGTTCGAATTACATTTGCCTTCTCTTTTGTCTTTTGTTCTTCATTCCTCCGGCTTTCTTCCGCCTTGGTTCTCGCTCCATCTGCAATTTGATCTATAGCCGTAATCTTATTCTGAAAATCTTCCAAAGCTTTCATCCTTCTTTGCGCAACTCCTCTCTGCAATTTTAGAAAATCGTGATTAGGTACCACATACTAATTTTATGGCTTAATTTACCAAGTTAGACCAAAGGCTCATCTGACATTGCCTGTGGAAGCATTTAACGGCTTAATTTAGATGAAATTTGATTACAGAAACCCACATGTATGGCCAAGTAGAttgtttcattaaaaacaatttaaatataagGCTTAAATGAATGAGTCAAAAGTTTAGGGAATAAATTTTGATGTTCCTATTTTACTTCATATGTTATAAGCTGTTTGATGAATCACATGCTGATATGCTCAATCACAAGAATCACATGTCATGAGTCTAATTTCGGTTAGATATAAAGAAATGCAGAGTGaaacctcttccttatccagcTTGCGTCTAGCTTTcatcttctttttgttttcccaTGAATCTATCACCTCTCTCAACTTGTCGTACCTGACAATTTCTTTTCCATTAGTATAAAGTGCATGTAATAATGCATGAATCAAGCATGGTATCatttattgaaattctgatTGAGAACTGCTTCTTTGGTAGAAATTCAATGTAATGTAACATCCAAAATCTAAATACCTTTGTCTGATCTCTTGAAACTCGGCTCTCTCCCATTCATCTGCTTTTGTGCGCCTTTCGGTAACAGTTGGTTGTCTTACAGGGGAAGGCTTTGTTGAAGACTCAGGCTTTTCATCAGAGAAAGTTGAACTCTTTCTCATTGATGGTGCAGGGGTAATGGTCTCTTCTGGCTTCTTACCTTGGTCATTCTTAGATCTAAATGAACCTGAACATGATGCACACATAATATTTGAATTCCCCTTCCCCCGAAAGGTTACAACAGCAATTACAAAAATCTTATTCCCCTGGGTGAAATCGACTACATGAATGACTACATGAATCACACAGgtcatttgattttgttgaagACTAAATCTTCAAATATATTATTCGACATTAGATCCCTTCTAGAGGATAAATATTATTCCCTCCGTTTCTAATTATAAGACTCTTTCAACTAATTCATCTCTCTTAAGAAAAATTGTTAGTTTAGTTAATCAAATATgtcaattatttgtattatcatttcaaaattatcttttttttatctctctatcGACTTAATTGATTTTTATCAATGTTAGGAGAGAGAACAATTAAATAAGGACATGtaggaaacaaaataattaattaatgtatctagaaattagaaaaaagattttacaagaagaaataaacaaatttctaaaaatgattttataataagGGAGGAGAGAGTATTAATTAGTGGAGTTCTAGGTTCTCTTCCTTACCTGACAATCGCTTGGAAGCACTATTAAGTAGGGGAATTGGAGGTTTTGGGCCATCA
This region includes:
- the LOC114387120 gene encoding uncharacterized protein LOC114387120, which codes for MMWSFASNALTSIGLKRGSKQPSQTSAECSDDEVCSNASRDEGLECPICWESFNIVENVPYVLWCGHTLCKNCILGLQWAVVKFPTQQIKIPFFISCPWCHLLSFRIIYKGNLKYPCKNFFLLWMVESLNGDRHKVFSTCTDNQPIWSPKCNLLGSQVTNCNLRRASVSPCSRLLGSNRDVRDNDGETHHFSLHKSLDFFLHFTSKFPLVVIFLLIALFLVPCSAVILVLYFLVTIVFAIPSFLVLYFAYPTIQRLVREITS
- the LOC114387130 gene encoding remorin 1.4-like; protein product: MENFLNQMRDSKITFQKTQSFKGEKKQGGENWLQKQFSRKRSGDHDSRDMDHAAAVAAAAFAINLQDVSEQKSETLEASLTKTKSKVDGPKPPIPLLNSASKRLSGSFRSKNDQGKKPEETITPAPSMRKSSTFSDEKPESSTKPSPVRQPTVTERRTKADEWERAEFQEIRQRYDKLREVIDSWENKKKMKARRKLDKEERGVAQRRMKALEDFQNKITAIDQIADGARTKAEESRRNEEQKTKEKANVIRTTGEMPGICFCFCF